Proteins encoded by one window of Xenopus tropicalis strain Nigerian chromosome 6, UCB_Xtro_10.0, whole genome shotgun sequence:
- the LOC101730417 gene encoding E3 ubiquitin/ISG15 ligase TRIM25 encodes MAAADLRDELSCSICLSIYTDPVMLPCGHNYCRGCIGSVMDAQERLGAYSCPECRAEYQERPALQRNRTLGNIAERFCPTEPEPGESGIPCTYCDSPVPAVKSCLHCEASLCNKHLRGHSQSAEHVLTEPTASFIGRKCSVHHKVLEYHCCEDSACICVSCCLAGKHRGHRVELLSEASEKKKEKLRKVLDKLSEAREETERGAQRLQERRREAAEVAAGETERVTALFRGIREELEALEKRLLSDISRQKEELSLTLTELIQQLKIKKDELSREIHHIEELCNMADPLTVLQEQWESDGAAFCGAEVPAVGDLDVDRISETLLTGLAGIVTGVKGRIHGQGATDLVLDINTAHNRVSVSGDRKSASRSLTELHYPQSPERFQLYPQALSSRSFPSGQHYWEVEGSESGYWGVGVAYPSIERGGDQSWIGNNNKSWGLRRGNNNSYIVTHDSKRTQLPHVPSCTRIRIWLDYEAGRLSFYELSEPIRHLHTFTASFTEPLHAAFWVQRQGAWVRIIQ; translated from the coding sequence atggcggctgctgatctgagagacgagctgagctgctccatctgcctgagcatttatactgatccggtaatgctgccctgtggccataactactgccggggctgcattggcAGTGTGATGGATGCCCAGGAGAGATTGggggcttattcctgccctgaatgcagagccgAGTATCAGGAGCGCCCCGCCCTGCAGAGGAACAGAACTCTGGGGAACATAGCAGAGCGGTTCTGTCCGACTGAGCCGGAGCCGGGGGAGAGTGGGATTCCCTGCACCTACTGTGACTCCCCTGTACCCGCTGTTAAATCCTGTCTGCACTGTGAGGCTTCTCTGTGTAATAAGCACCTGCGGGGGCacagccagtcagcagaacatgtactcactgagcccaccgcttcctttattgggagaaaatgttctgtacatcacaaggttctggagtatcactgctgtgaggattctgcctgtatctgtgtgtcctgctgcctggccgggaagcaccggggccacagggtggagctgctgagtgaggcctctgagaagaagaaagagaaactgaggaaagttctggataAACTGAGTGAAgcgagagaggagactgagagaggagcccagaggctgcaggagcgcaggagagaagcggcagaagtggcagccggtgagacagagagagtcactgccctgtttaggggcatcagggaagagctggaagccctagagaagcgactcctgagtgacatctccagacagaaagaggagctctcactcacactcactgagctgatccaacagctgaaaataaagaaggacgagctgtccagggAGATCcatcacattgaggagctgtgcaacatggcagatccactcactgtcctacaggaacaatgggaatccgatggagctgccttttgtggggctgaggtcccagctgtaggggatctggatgtggatcggatctcagagacattactcacaggcttagctgggattgtgactggggtaaaGGGAAGGATCCATGGGCAGggggctacagacctggtactggatataaacacggctcataatcgtgtatctgtatcaggggacaggaaatctgcttcccgctcgctaacagaactacattacccacaatccccagagagatttcagctttatcctcaggctttaagcagcaggagtttcccctcagggcaacattactgggaagtggagggcagtgaatcagggtaCTGGGGGGTAGGagtggcctatcccagtatagagaggggaggggatcagTCTTggattgggaataataacaagtcctggggtttgcGCAGAGGGAATAATAACAGCTATATAGTGACACATGACAGTAAACGGACACAGTTACCCCATGTCCCTTCCTGCACGAGAAtcaggatctggttggactatgaggccggacgcctgtccttttatgagctgagtgagccaatcaggcacttacacaccttcactgcctccttcactgagccccttcatgctgcattctgggtacagCGCcagggtgcctgggtgagaatcattcaGTAA